The DNA region CAGAGGACGACTGCTCCCGCGGAGCCGAAATGCGCGAGGGACGCGAGGATTGCGAGTGTTGTTTGGCCGACACATCTTTGTAGGGCGGGTAGACGGTCCACAACAGGACATTCCGATGATTTCGAGCGCCATCGTCTTCGATCGCCCAACCCAGACTCCGTAGCGCGGGTGCGTGCCGTCGTAGGACGGCCGTGACATCCCGCCCGTTCCGGGGCCACTCCTTCGGCCTGCGCCAGGTGTCGCCGGTTGGCGTGACTGTCGCCAGCAGGTCGCCTCCGGACTTTGCGACGAGCGGTTCCCGGATGTGCAGCCGTAGCTGTTCGATGAACGGGTCGGCGGACAGGCTGTCTTCGGAGAGTTGATTGGCGCGTGACAGGTAACGCCGGAAGCCATGGGTCGACAGAATCTCGTCAACGGCCGCCAGCGTGCGACTGAAGTCCGCCATCCGTGGCGACACGTCGACCGAAATGGTTTCCAGCCGTTGATGGACGACGGCGGCCAGATCGAGAAGCCCGCCCAAAATCCCTGGTAGAGCCGTGCGCCACTGTTGTCGCATCGTGGCTTCCGGTTGTCGCATGTGGCGATCAATGCGTCGCAGGTCGACAGTCGCCAGTCGCTCCGCGAGGTCGGGCCGCACTGCTCCGACGTCGATGCCGTTGATGATGACGCACCGCCGAAATTTGATGACTGCGAGATCGGAGTCTGTGTACAACGCCCGTTTGACGTTGCCGTCGCCGGTGGCGGCGCGGCACAGAGAATCCGACAACCACGGCGAGATAGTCGACAGGTTGTCCAAGGCAACGACCCACGAACCGGAGGCTGCAGTGACCCACGAGTCGGCGTCACGCGGTGCCTGCCGCAGGGGGACCGGTGACGGGTCGATGAGATCGACCAGCATGCGCGTGGTTGTGCTCTTGGCGCTGCCCTGCTCGGCGAACAGCGCCAAGATCGGGTGGGGGACGTCCGTCTGGACAAGAGCGGCAACGAGGGCAGCAAGGAGGACCGGTCGGTCTTCAAAGTCGACGTTGACGAAATCCCAGAGCTTCTCGACATTCCCGCCCTGAGCCGGCAGCGGCATCGCCCCGGTCAACTTGGTACGCAGAAAGCGCACAGGTGCCCGTTCGGTGAGCGTCCACCGGCCCTGTCGGATACGAATCGTCTGGACATCGGGCCGTCCGGTGTCGATGTAAATGGTGCCGTCATCGTCAGCGACGCGGAGGTTGAGGCGTTCGGGCGGCTTCGTGGCAGCCAAACCTTCGAGGATCAGGGTGGCGTCAGTCAGCGCCTGGCCGCCGGCGACCGCGCCGGTTTCGGCGAAGTACCGTGCGGCGAGGTCGGCGCGTAGACCGGCCTTGCCGGCGCGGAGCAGCATCACCAAGTGCGGGCGGTCGCGGTCAGCGCCGAACGGCTCGCCCTCTTCTGAGAGCCCGAGCAGGTAGCGTTCCTGTGCCATGCTGACCAAGCGTGCGGCTACCGACTTCTTGTCCGTCTCGGTGTTGTCGCTCATAGGATTTCCTGCATACGGTGCTTATGCAGGCTGCGTTGACGAGCTATTCTCATGTGGAACTTCCGTGTCGGATGATCAGGTGGTTCGAACAAAGACCTCGGCTAGGCCCCGGGGTCTTTTTCGTGGGTGCGGTTCACGCGGCGTCTCCGCCTCCGCGCCGGGTTGCGCTTTCTTGCTCCGAGATCCATCGCAGCACTTCGTCGCGCCGGTAGACGACTCGGCGGCCCAAGGTGAAACTGGCCGGTCCGATGTCGCAGTGGCGCCAGTAGCGGAGAGTTCCAACGGGAATGCCGATGATGTCTGAAACCTGTTTGGCACTCAGTAGATCCATGTAGCTGCTCCTCAATAGTGGGTTCTGTCAACGAATCCAACGGTGGTGGTGGCGCCCTGCATTTGTCCACCAGTACCCTCAACTTCGCCTATAAATTGGCTCCAGTCGAACGATTTCGTCGGCTGTCGGTGGTCGGTGGGAATCTGGCACCCAACGGAGGTGGCTCACATGCAGCGACGAAACCGCCGCGCCGGCGTCGAGGACAGGTGGCGTCGATCGGACGGGACCCCTGCCGCGCGCAATGGCAAAGGGCGCCGATGGTTGGCCCGGTATGTCGATGATCAAGGCGGTGAGAACACCCGTTCGTTCGACCGCAAGGTGGACGCTCAGGCCTTTCTCAACGAGATCACAGCCGCGCAGACGATAGGAACCTATGTCGCGCCAAAAGCCGGGCGCATTACCGTCCGTGAATTGCACGCCAAGTGGCTTGGTACCCAGGGCCATTTGAAGGAGACGACGGTTGCGACACGCGCGTTCGCATGGTCGGGCTACGTCGAAGGCCGGTGGGCCGCGGTCGCAGTAGCCGACGTGCAATCGTCGGATATCAGGGCGTGGGTGCAGCAATTGGCGGCGGGTGGAGCCAAACCGGCCACCATCGAGAATGCGCTTAGCGTCCTGAGACAGATTCTGGAGATGGCCGTCGACGATCGACGGATCCCCCGCAATCCGTGTATGGGAGTGAAGTCGCCGCGACGACAGCACCGAGCACGGGGCTACCTGACGCACCGGCAGGTGGAACTTCTGGCCCGCGAGGTCGGCGAGTACGCCATCGTTGTTCGATTTCTGGCCTACACCGGGTTGCGCTGGGGCGAGATGGCAGCGCTGCGGGTGGAGTCATTCGACATGCTGCGTCGCAGGGTGAATATCCGTGAGGCGGTCGCCGAGGTGAAGGGACGTGTGGTGTGGTCGTCGCCGAAATCCCACGAACGTCGCTCGGTGCCGTTCCCGGCGTTCCTGGCCGAGCCGCTGGCCGTGCTCATGATGGGTAAGCGGCGTGAGGACTTGGTGTTCACATCGCCAGGAGGAGCACTGCTGCGAGTGTCGACGTGGCGGCCGCGGGTCTTCAACGTGGCCGTCCAACGTCTCCAGGCAGCAGACCCGGCGTACCCCACCGTGACACCGCACGACCTTCGCCACACGGCGGCGTCGCTGTCGATCAGCGCGGGGGCCAACGTCAAGGCCGTCCAGACGATGCTCGGGCACGCGTCCGCAGTCCTGACCCTGGACACCTATGCAGACTTGTTCCCGGACGACCTGGAGCAGGTTTCGGTTGCACTAGATGCGGCGCGGATGCGGTCTTTGGAATCCACTGCGGACCAGCTGCGGACTGGGAAGTAAGAAGGCCCCGACCAGAATTCCCGGTCAGGGCCTCTACCTGCGAACACACCAGTCGGGGTGGCGGGATTCGAACCCACGACCTCTTCGTCCCGAACGAAGCACGCTACCAAGCTGCGCCACACCCCGCGTGAAGCCACGACAGCGTATCGCACTGCGCGGGGTTCAAGCCAAACGCCCATCTGGCCTGCGACACGCCGCGGGAAGGATCTGCGTTGTCGGTGGCGTTATGCACACTGAGAAACAGATCTCGATGGAAACGGGGCGTGACATGACTGGGTTGGGCGCATCGATCTACCTGGGTTTCTTCGCGCTGGCGGCACTGTGGTTGTTCCTGACCTCCGACGGCCCGCTGGCGCGCGGAACCGATGGTCAGGCCCAGCGGCCGGACCGTTCGAATTCGGACAGCACCTCGGCGGACTCGGACGGGTCGAGCCCGTGGCTGGTCAGCCATTCCTCGCTGAAATAGGTATCGGCGTAACGGTCGCCGCTGTCGGCCAGCAGTGTGACCACCGAACCGCTGCGGCCCTGTGCGGCCATCTCGGCCAGCAGTTCGAAGGCACCCCAGATATTTGTTCCCGTGGACGGTCCGACGCGGCGACCGAGCACGCGACCCACGTGATGGGCGGCGGCGACGGACGCAGCGTCGGGTACCGACAGCATGCGGTCGACGACATCAGGCAGGAATGACGGTTCGACGCGCGGTCTGCCGATGCCCTCGATGCGTGATGATCTTCCCGTGACGACCTGGCTGTCTCCGCTGGCGTACGACGGGAAGAACGCCGAGTTCTCGGGATCCACGACACATAGCCGGGTCGGGTGGCGCCGATAGCGGATGTAGCGGCCGATAGTGGCGCTGGTGCCGCCGGTGCCGGCTCCGACGACGATCCAGTCCGGCACCGGGTGCGTCTCCTGGCCCATCTGATCGAAGATCGACTCGGCGATGTTGTTGTTGCCCCGCCAGTCGGTGGCACGCTCGGCGTTGGTGAACTGATCAAGGTAGTGGCCGCCTGTCTCGGCGGCGAGCCGCTGGGCCTCCGCGTAGACCTGCGCCGACTCGGTGACGAAATGGCAACGGCCGCCTTGGGATTCGATCAGCGCGATCTTCGTCGCACTCGTCGTCGCAGGCATCACCGCGATGAACGGCAGTCCGAGCATCGCCGCGAAGTACGCCTCCGAGACGGCGGTCGAACCCGACGACGCCTCGATGACGGTGGTGTTCTCACTGATCCACCCGTTGCACAGCGCATAAAGGAACAGCGAGCGTGCCAGCCGATGTTTGAGGCTGCCGGTGATGTGGGTGGTCTCGTCCTTGAGATACAGCGCGAGGTCGACGTCGGTGGACCAGCTCGTGGGCAGGGGATAGCGCAGCAGGTGGGTGTCAGCGCTGCGCCTGGCGTCGGCCTCGATCAGTCGTACCGCACTGTCCACCCACGCACGGGACTGGCAACAGGCAGATGAGGCCGACGCGCTCACCGCGCCGATACGGCCGGATGTGACTGTCCCGCCCGCGTCTTGGCATCCGAGCCCCCGGTGGGGGCGGCGATCAACGTCAGCATGGTCGCCTCCGGGCGGCAGCAGAACCGCAGCGGCGCGAAGGGGGAGGTGCCGATGCCGGCGGACACATGCAGCTGGGTGTGCGCGCCCCACTGGGACGGGCCCTTGGCCCGCGACCGGTCGAGTTCGCAGTTGGTGACGATCGCGCCGTAGAACGGCACACACAGCTGACCGCCGTGAGTGTGACCTGCCATCACGAGCTGATAGCCGTCGGCGGCGAAACGGTCCAGCACGCGCGGCTCGGGCGAGTGCGTCAGGCCCAGCGTCAGGTTCGCGGCGGCGTTCGCGGGCCCGGCGACAGTGTCATATCGGTCCCGCTTCAGGTGCGGGTCGTCGACGCCTGCCGCGGCGATGTGCAGGCCCGCGACCTCCAGGTCGCGCCGGGTATGTGTCATGTCCAGCCAGCCGCGCTCGGTGAACGCCGCGCGCAGGTCCTGCCACGGCAGCGGCTCCCCGTGGATCCGGTGGCTCGGCTTGATCAGGTAGTTGGCCGGGTTCTTCAGCTTCGGAGCGAAGTAGTCATTGCTGCCGAAGACGAACACCCCGGGAACCGACAGCAGATCGCCGAGGGCCTGCACCACCGCGGGGACCGCCCGCTGGTGGGACAGGTTGTCGCCGGTGTTGACGACGAAGTCGGGATTCCAGCCGGCCAGCTCACGAAGCCACGCCTGCTTGCGACGCTGGGACGGCCGCATGTGGATGTCGCTGATGTGCAGCACCTTCAGCGGCGACGATCCCGGCGAGAGCACCGGCATGGTGGCCTCACGGACGACAAACGCGTTTCGCTCGATCAGTGAGGCGTATCCGATCCCCGCTACGAGGGTGCCGACGGAGGCGGCGGCGGTGGTCTTGAGGACCGTGCCGGGTGAGCCAGAGAGCGCAGCTGCCATGTACGCAGCTTACTGCCACTGGTCCCACGCGACCCATCGTCGGCCCGGCCAGGGCCCCAGATCACCCGGGCGGCGGCGGGGGCGGCGGTGGCGGACCGAGGACCGGCACCGTGATCGGTGGCAGGCCCGGTATCTCGATGACGGTCTGCCCCACCGGGGGCGGCGGCAGACCGGGCGGTGGGGCGCCGGGCGGCGGCGGTGGAGGTGCGGGCGCGATCCCGTTGGAGATCTGGATCGTGACGATCGAGCCCGGCACCGTCTGGCCGCTCGGGGACGTCCCGACGACGGTTCCGTACGACGATCCGCTGTTGACCGGTGTGGCCTGATCAGCGACGGTGAAGCCGGCGTCCCGCAGACGCTGCCGTGCGGTGTCCTGGTTCATCCCGGCGACGCTGGGCACCCGGGAACCGGGGGCGCCGTCGACGTAACGCGGATCGGTCGGCGGCAGGGTGACCTCGCCGAAGTTGGTGGCGATCGGCATCATCGCGGTGAACCACGTCCGGGCCGGTTCGTTGCCACCGAACAGATTCCCGCTGCCGCACTGGCGCAGCGGGAACGAGCACAGCTCGCTCGGGTTGGTGGAGTCGTCGTAGATGTAGCTGGCCGCTGCGAGCTGGTTGGTGAACCCCAGGAACGCCGACGACCTGTTGGCTTCGGTGGTTCCCGTCTTGCCCGACATCGGCAGGCTCCAGCCGGCCGAACCGGCGGCGGACGCGGCAGTGCCTGCGCCCCTGTCGTCCTCGCTCATCGCCACGGACAGAGTGTT from Mycobacterium sp. DL includes:
- a CDS encoding ATP-binding protein; amino-acid sequence: MSDNTETDKKSVAARLVSMAQERYLLGLSEEGEPFGADRDRPHLVMLLRAGKAGLRADLAARYFAETGAVAGGQALTDATLILEGLAATKPPERLNLRVADDDGTIYIDTGRPDVQTIRIRQGRWTLTERAPVRFLRTKLTGAMPLPAQGGNVEKLWDFVNVDFEDRPVLLAALVAALVQTDVPHPILALFAEQGSAKSTTTRMLVDLIDPSPVPLRQAPRDADSWVTAASGSWVVALDNLSTISPWLSDSLCRAATGDGNVKRALYTDSDLAVIKFRRCVIINGIDVGAVRPDLAERLATVDLRRIDRHMRQPEATMRQQWRTALPGILGGLLDLAAVVHQRLETISVDVSPRMADFSRTLAAVDEILSTHGFRRYLSRANQLSEDSLSADPFIEQLRLHIREPLVAKSGGDLLATVTPTGDTWRRPKEWPRNGRDVTAVLRRHAPALRSLGWAIEDDGARNHRNVLLWTVYPPYKDVSAKQHSQSSRPSRISAPREQSSSVQELPAHRQTVPKGHSADDLDVEAS
- a CDS encoding helix-turn-helix domain-containing protein, whose product is MDLLSAKQVSDIIGIPVGTLRYWRHCDIGPASFTLGRRVVYRRDEVLRWISEQESATRRGGGDAA
- a CDS encoding site-specific integrase; translation: MQRRNRRAGVEDRWRRSDGTPAARNGKGRRWLARYVDDQGGENTRSFDRKVDAQAFLNEITAAQTIGTYVAPKAGRITVRELHAKWLGTQGHLKETTVATRAFAWSGYVEGRWAAVAVADVQSSDIRAWVQQLAAGGAKPATIENALSVLRQILEMAVDDRRIPRNPCMGVKSPRRQHRARGYLTHRQVELLAREVGEYAIVVRFLAYTGLRWGEMAALRVESFDMLRRRVNIREAVAEVKGRVVWSSPKSHERRSVPFPAFLAEPLAVLMMGKRREDLVFTSPGGALLRVSTWRPRVFNVAVQRLQAADPAYPTVTPHDLRHTAASLSISAGANVKAVQTMLGHASAVLTLDTYADLFPDDLEQVSVALDAARMRSLESTADQLRTGK
- a CDS encoding PLP-dependent cysteine synthase family protein gives rise to the protein MSASASSACCQSRAWVDSAVRLIEADARRSADTHLLRYPLPTSWSTDVDLALYLKDETTHITGSLKHRLARSLFLYALCNGWISENTTVIEASSGSTAVSEAYFAAMLGLPFIAVMPATTSATKIALIESQGGRCHFVTESAQVYAEAQRLAAETGGHYLDQFTNAERATDWRGNNNIAESIFDQMGQETHPVPDWIVVGAGTGGTSATIGRYIRYRRHPTRLCVVDPENSAFFPSYASGDSQVVTGRSSRIEGIGRPRVEPSFLPDVVDRMLSVPDAASVAAAHHVGRVLGRRVGPSTGTNIWGAFELLAEMAAQGRSGSVVTLLADSGDRYADTYFSEEWLTSHGLDPSESAEVLSEFERSGRWA
- a CDS encoding metallophosphoesterase, translated to MAAALSGSPGTVLKTTAAASVGTLVAGIGYASLIERNAFVVREATMPVLSPGSSPLKVLHISDIHMRPSQRRKQAWLRELAGWNPDFVVNTGDNLSHQRAVPAVVQALGDLLSVPGVFVFGSNDYFAPKLKNPANYLIKPSHRIHGEPLPWQDLRAAFTERGWLDMTHTRRDLEVAGLHIAAAGVDDPHLKRDRYDTVAGPANAAANLTLGLTHSPEPRVLDRFAADGYQLVMAGHTHGGQLCVPFYGAIVTNCELDRSRAKGPSQWGAHTQLHVSAGIGTSPFAPLRFCCRPEATMLTLIAAPTGGSDAKTRAGQSHPAVSAR